One stretch of bacterium DNA includes these proteins:
- a CDS encoding HEPN domain-containing protein, which produces MKAISSEWVRKAEGDFLTAQREMKASPANYDAVCFHAQQCAEKYIKARLVEAGIEFPKTHDLSALLNRILPIEPGWEVLRESLDRLSALGVEVRYPGLFVDAHDASEALRTAENVRSLGRSSLGVEE; this is translated from the coding sequence ATGAAAGCCATAAGCAGTGAATGGGTACGCAAAGCCGAGGGGGACTTTCTCACGGCACAAAGGGAAATGAAGGCTAGCCCGGCAAATTATGATGCTGTATGTTTCCATGCGCAGCAGTGCGCTGAAAAATACATCAAGGCCAGGCTGGTGGAAGCAGGAATAGAGTTTCCCAAAACCCATGATCTCAGCGCCTTGTTGAATCGTATCCTGCCGATTGAACCTGGTTGGGAAGTCTTGCGGGAAAGTCTTGACCGGCTGTCTGCCCTGGGTGTTGAAGTGCGCTATCCCGGCCTCTTTGTGGATGCCCACGACGCCTCCGAAGCCCTGCGGACTGCTGAAAACGTCCGCAGCCTTGGCCGGTCCAGTTTGGGGGTGGAAGAGTGA
- a CDS encoding nucleotidyltransferase domain-containing protein — protein sequence MVSMSEIRKLADRIAQEFHPEKIILFGSYAEGNPTDDSDVDLFVILPCQGKPWEMAAAVRSRIRPAFPVDLIVRSPQGLRERLEMGDVFFQYILKNGKLLYESHKQ from the coding sequence ATGGTTTCGATGAGTGAGATCAGAAAACTGGCCGATCGTATTGCCCAGGAGTTCCATCCAGAGAAAATCATCCTGTTTGGTTCCTACGCTGAGGGCAATCCTACGGATGATTCCGACGTGGACCTGTTTGTTATCCTTCCCTGCCAGGGCAAGCCCTGGGAGATGGCGGCTGCTGTGCGCAGCCGTATCCGCCCGGCATTTCCCGTTGACCTGATTGTACGATCTCCCCAGGGACTACGGGAGCGACTGGAAATGGGGGATGTTTTTTTTCAATATATCCTGAAAAATGGGAAATTATTGTATGAAAGCCATAAGCAGTGA